A single region of the Nocardioides sp. W7 genome encodes:
- a CDS encoding FxsB family cyclophane-forming radical SAM/SPASM peptide maturase: MHLWPFDGSCDYDHLIGTGWTPSPLNEFIFKIESRCNLNCDYCYVYNLGDESWRTAPRFMTPDIARMAARRIRAHAETHGLTSVGISFHGGEPLLRGVAPVRRLYDSISQELGDLPAEYSIQTNGTLITEEVAADLAAMGLRVGVSLDGDEEGNKHRLDLGGKSSYARTVRGVQLLAQHEGLLQGALAVIDITADPARTYRAIADCGFRSVDFLFPHGTWELLPPGKTATDRTPSAPAPYAEWLLAIYEEWADDPDRMRVRIFDDIIHLLLGGQHSFETLGVSPARLAVVEADGGLELVDHVGVTYEGAAETGANVLTHRVDDLLRHPGVTSRQLGRSALADSCSDCALVDTCGGGLITHRFDQVNGFKNPTVYCSDLYTLIEVIGRDLEARIGVATGVLAAQ, encoded by the coding sequence GTGCACCTTTGGCCGTTTGACGGGTCTTGCGACTACGACCACCTGATCGGCACCGGCTGGACCCCTTCGCCGCTCAACGAGTTCATCTTCAAGATCGAGTCTCGGTGCAATCTGAACTGCGACTACTGCTACGTCTACAACCTGGGCGACGAGTCCTGGCGCACCGCGCCACGGTTCATGACACCGGACATCGCCCGGATGGCGGCACGTCGGATCCGTGCACACGCCGAGACCCATGGACTCACGAGCGTGGGGATCTCCTTCCATGGTGGAGAGCCGCTGTTGCGCGGCGTGGCGCCGGTACGCCGGCTGTACGACTCGATCAGCCAGGAGCTCGGCGACCTGCCGGCCGAGTACTCGATCCAGACCAACGGGACCCTGATCACCGAGGAGGTCGCCGCCGACCTCGCGGCGATGGGCCTCCGGGTCGGGGTCAGCCTCGACGGTGACGAGGAGGGCAACAAGCACCGGCTGGACCTGGGCGGGAAGTCGTCGTACGCCCGCACGGTGCGTGGCGTCCAGCTGCTGGCTCAGCACGAAGGACTGCTCCAGGGGGCACTCGCAGTCATCGACATCACCGCGGATCCGGCGCGTACCTACCGGGCCATCGCCGACTGCGGGTTCCGCAGCGTCGACTTCCTGTTCCCGCACGGCACCTGGGAGCTGCTGCCGCCGGGAAAGACGGCGACCGACCGGACGCCGTCGGCGCCGGCGCCGTACGCGGAATGGTTGCTCGCGATCTACGAGGAGTGGGCCGACGATCCCGACCGCATGCGCGTGCGCATCTTCGACGACATCATCCATCTCCTCCTCGGGGGCCAGCATTCCTTCGAGACCCTGGGTGTCTCTCCGGCTCGGCTGGCAGTCGTCGAGGCCGATGGCGGGCTGGAGCTCGTCGACCACGTCGGTGTCACCTACGAGGGTGCGGCCGAAACGGGAGCGAACGTCCTGACCCACCGGGTGGACGACCTCCTTCGACACCCGGGCGTCACCTCTCGCCAACTCGGACGATCCGCACTCGCGGACAGCTGCTCGGACTGCGCGTTGGTGGACACCTGCGGCGGTGGCCTGATCACGCATCGATTCGACCAGGTCAATGGCTTCAAGAACCCCACCGTCTACTGCTCCGACCTCTACACCCTCATCGAGGTGATCGGTCGGGACCTCGAGGCGCGGATCGGCGTAGCCACCGGCGTGCTGGCTGCGCAATGA
- a CDS encoding GMC family oxidoreductase → MASFDHDVLVIGSGFGGSVTALRLTEKGYDVGVLEAGRRFADDEYAATSWDTKKYLFVPALKMFGIQRFDLLRDVLVVSGAGVGGGSLVYGNTLYQPGRSFYDDPHWRDVTDWEAELAPWYDQARRMLGVTTYDRVTPADRIMQQVADDLGVRDSWRPTDVGVVLGPEPGAPVGDPFFGGVGPDRNACRHCGECMTGCRHNAKNTLVKNYLHLAERGGATVHPLTTVTDVRPLPTGGYAVETHHTGRRRTRRTFTAEHVVFAAASLGTQKLLHGLRDAGTLPDLSPRLGELTRTNSEAGLAVRARGDDVDYTEGVAITSSIHLDERTHVEPCRYGKGSNTMGLAMATMTDPQPGRRRLGLMLREMWRGRRDLRRLHDPRGWSEQTIGLLVMQTDDNSLTTFTKRRRLGRGRVMTTRQGIGEPNPTHLPEANLVGRQIAKRMVGIPGAGWNEAFDIPITAHFLGGCPIGVTRETGVVDPYHRVHGYPGLHVMDGSVVAANLGVNPSLTITAMAERAASLWPNRGEADPRPAAGYTRLAAVAPRAPVVPPSAPAALRLPLYVAPAHPGRAAATRSSAAKSRRG, encoded by the coding sequence ATGGCCTCCTTCGACCACGACGTCCTCGTCATCGGCTCCGGTTTCGGCGGCAGCGTCACGGCGCTCCGGCTCACCGAGAAGGGGTACGACGTGGGCGTGCTCGAGGCCGGTCGCCGCTTCGCCGACGACGAGTACGCCGCGACCTCGTGGGACACCAAGAAGTACCTCTTCGTGCCCGCGCTGAAGATGTTCGGCATCCAGCGCTTCGACCTGCTCCGCGACGTGCTGGTCGTCAGCGGCGCCGGCGTGGGCGGCGGCTCACTGGTCTACGGCAACACGCTCTACCAGCCGGGCCGGTCGTTCTACGACGACCCGCACTGGCGCGACGTGACCGACTGGGAGGCGGAGCTCGCGCCCTGGTACGACCAGGCCCGCCGGATGCTCGGCGTCACGACGTACGACCGGGTCACCCCGGCGGACCGGATCATGCAGCAGGTCGCCGACGATCTCGGCGTCCGCGACAGCTGGCGGCCGACCGACGTCGGCGTCGTGCTCGGTCCGGAGCCGGGCGCGCCCGTCGGCGACCCGTTCTTCGGCGGGGTCGGGCCCGACCGGAACGCCTGCCGGCACTGCGGGGAGTGCATGACCGGCTGTCGCCACAACGCGAAGAACACCCTGGTCAAGAACTACCTGCACCTGGCCGAGCGGGGCGGGGCGACCGTGCACCCGCTGACCACCGTGACCGACGTGCGCCCGCTGCCCACCGGCGGGTACGCCGTCGAGACCCACCACACCGGCCGCCGCCGGACACGTCGGACGTTCACCGCCGAGCACGTCGTCTTCGCGGCCGCCTCCCTCGGCACCCAGAAGCTGCTGCACGGACTGCGGGACGCGGGCACGCTGCCCGACCTGTCCCCCCGGCTGGGCGAGCTGACCCGGACCAACTCCGAGGCCGGCCTGGCGGTGCGGGCCCGTGGCGACGACGTGGACTACACCGAGGGGGTCGCGATCACCTCCTCGATCCACCTCGACGAGCGCACCCACGTCGAGCCCTGCCGCTACGGGAAGGGCTCGAACACGATGGGCCTGGCCATGGCCACCATGACCGACCCCCAGCCGGGCCGGCGCCGGCTCGGCCTGATGCTCCGGGAGATGTGGCGCGGGCGCCGCGACCTGCGCCGGCTGCACGACCCGCGCGGCTGGTCGGAGCAGACCATCGGCCTGCTGGTCATGCAGACCGACGACAACTCGCTCACCACCTTCACCAAGCGCCGGCGACTCGGCCGCGGCCGGGTGATGACGACCCGGCAGGGCATCGGCGAGCCCAACCCCACCCACCTGCCGGAGGCCAACCTGGTCGGTCGGCAGATCGCGAAGCGGATGGTCGGCATCCCCGGGGCCGGCTGGAACGAGGCGTTCGACATCCCGATCACCGCCCACTTCCTCGGCGGCTGCCCGATCGGGGTGACCCGCGAGACCGGCGTCGTCGACCCCTACCACCGGGTGCACGGCTATCCCGGCCTGCACGTGATGGACGGCTCCGTCGTCGCCGCCAACCTCGGGGTGAATCCGTCGCTGACCATCACCGCGATGGCGGAGCGGGCCGCGTCGCTGTGGCCGAACCGGGGCGAGGCCGACCCGCGGCCCGCGGCCGGCTACACGCGGCTGGCCGCGGTCGCGCCGCGCGCCCCCGTCGTACCTCCGAGCGCGCCGGCGGCGCTGCGCCTGCCGCTCTACGTCGCGCCGGCCCACCCGGGTCGGGCGGCGGCCACGAGGTCGTCCGCGGCGAAGTCGCGGCGCGGCTGA
- a CDS encoding class I SAM-dependent methyltransferase: MTEDSLEEAARVVELVTDYVPDLLSKRVADLGCGVGRHLVALADQASEAVGIESSEALVDIARDFATGAVVEHGSFHDLAEHGAFDVVCAFSHCALLVDDQPTLVRSLQRLRGAMPDYGLLVVEVMPAEAGAIHWSNRGITVEEVRTPTPTGHLHHFDVVAHGRTSAADVHALQVAPDRWRSIAEDCGFQVEATRPLEHPDGSSSLFYFLRATKGFNYLSDLTDFLDSWANPQHPRNRRPITWAAPDATRRVRPAGALALGQGASLSRHHPDFARAIEDRIRPLVLALAEHWNFVSYSSCAGHLVSPGPRVVYSEAYCGLVTFDNGQIASIERLVSEALREVRSVHVEVGLRVRTLHGDTTALTAADVLFRRASHDTAWTAYAAETEHSARVMADRLTKQGGRG, encoded by the coding sequence ATGACCGAGGACAGCCTGGAGGAGGCGGCCCGTGTCGTCGAGCTAGTGACCGACTACGTCCCGGACCTCCTCTCGAAACGCGTCGCCGACCTGGGCTGCGGCGTCGGACGACATCTCGTCGCCCTGGCCGACCAGGCCAGCGAAGCGGTGGGCATCGAGTCGTCCGAGGCTCTCGTCGACATCGCACGCGACTTCGCCACCGGCGCGGTCGTCGAGCACGGCAGCTTCCACGACCTCGCCGAGCACGGCGCCTTCGACGTGGTCTGCGCGTTCTCGCACTGCGCTCTGCTCGTCGACGACCAGCCGACCTTGGTTCGATCTCTTCAGCGGCTGCGTGGGGCGATGCCGGACTACGGCCTCCTGGTGGTCGAGGTGATGCCCGCGGAAGCAGGCGCGATCCACTGGTCCAACCGCGGAATCACCGTCGAGGAGGTGCGGACGCCGACGCCCACCGGGCACCTTCACCACTTCGACGTGGTCGCTCACGGTCGAACCTCCGCCGCCGACGTGCACGCCCTTCAGGTGGCCCCCGATCGCTGGCGCTCGATTGCCGAGGACTGCGGCTTCCAGGTGGAGGCCACACGCCCGCTGGAGCACCCTGACGGCTCGTCGTCCTTGTTCTACTTCCTGCGCGCCACGAAGGGCTTCAACTACCTGAGCGACCTCACGGACTTCCTGGACTCCTGGGCTAACCCTCAGCACCCGCGCAACCGCAGGCCCATTACGTGGGCAGCTCCCGACGCGACCCGGCGGGTGCGGCCGGCAGGTGCGCTCGCGCTCGGCCAGGGCGCGTCACTCTCCAGACACCATCCCGACTTCGCGCGTGCGATCGAGGACCGCATCCGGCCGTTGGTCCTCGCGCTCGCCGAGCACTGGAACTTCGTGTCCTACTCGTCGTGCGCCGGACACCTGGTCAGCCCGGGGCCGCGAGTCGTCTATTCCGAGGCGTACTGCGGGCTGGTCACCTTCGACAACGGCCAGATCGCCAGCATCGAGCGGCTGGTGTCCGAGGCGCTGCGAGAGGTCCGGTCCGTGCACGTCGAGGTCGGCCTCCGCGTGCGGACGCTACACGGTGACACCACCGCGTTGACGGCGGCCGACGTGCTGTTCCGGCGCGCTTCCCACGACACCGCCTGGACGGCCTATGCCGCCGAAACGGAGCACTCCGCACGAGTGATGGCCGACCGACTGACGAAGCAAGGTGGACGTGGATGA
- a CDS encoding class I SAM-dependent methyltransferase, whose translation MIGPLAGLTKTPGTLRALLQNSCIDGDLSDAAASLAAWEGSRRFLVEALRPSGKLLDYGCANGFLLHCLLEWSRLPLKPYGVDIDVDRVALAQQLFPGREHHFTHPEQLGRPGYPADFDQVYWAVGDNLDFQRADHQRWLRKVMGLTAPRGRFAIGFYDTPAANGAKIAQLTGVGIDFDEIRWNPDGNGEAVGWLDLPT comes from the coding sequence GTGATCGGGCCGCTCGCCGGTCTCACCAAGACCCCTGGGACGCTGCGGGCACTCCTCCAGAACAGCTGCATCGATGGCGACCTGTCCGACGCCGCGGCCTCGTTGGCGGCCTGGGAGGGGTCGCGCCGCTTCCTCGTCGAGGCCCTCCGCCCCTCCGGGAAGCTGCTGGACTACGGCTGCGCCAACGGGTTCCTGCTCCACTGCCTGCTGGAGTGGTCGCGGCTGCCCCTGAAGCCGTACGGCGTGGACATCGACGTGGATCGCGTCGCCTTGGCCCAGCAGCTGTTCCCTGGTCGGGAGCATCACTTCACGCACCCGGAGCAGCTGGGTCGCCCGGGGTACCCGGCCGACTTCGACCAGGTGTACTGGGCGGTCGGCGACAACCTCGATTTCCAGCGGGCAGACCATCAGAGGTGGCTCCGCAAGGTCATGGGGCTGACCGCGCCGCGTGGCCGGTTCGCCATCGGCTTCTACGACACCCCGGCCGCCAACGGCGCCAAGATCGCTCAGCTCACCGGGGTCGGAATCGACTTCGACGAGATTCGCTGGAACCCTGACGGCAACGGTGAGGCGGTCGGCTGGCTCGACCTCCCGACGTAA
- a CDS encoding NAD(P)/FAD-dependent oxidoreductase — translation MGQPRVVVIGAGFGGLGVAHALRERGLDDIVVLERADEVGGVWRDNTYPGAACDVPSPLYSWSWAVKPDWSRRYGTQPEILDYLRKAAADAGLLDLVHTGVEVTAVTFDETTSRWRVATAGGTTYDADLVVPALGQLSNPVVPAIPGGFDGPTFHSAQWRHDVDLTGQRVAVIGTGASAIQLVPGIVDRVGTMTVFQRSAPYVVPKPDQAYRPRHHRLFRRHPGLIRAERRSWFWLTERFNAALSGDSPISRPLLGALRLGWRAHLRRQVADPDLRRRLVPDYDLGCKRLLFSNDWYPALDRPHVEVVTDDVTGLEPTGIRTADGRLHEVDVVIWGTGFAATRFLGPLTVTGVGGRDLHEAWADGARAHLGMSVPGFPNLFCIYGPNTNLGGSSIVNMLEAQAEYVAQIAGRIADGGARVVGVRPERYDDYDREMQERLGRSAFAGCDSWYLDGARITTNWPGLVAEYRARLAHVDWNDLEEIR, via the coding sequence ATGGGACAGCCACGGGTGGTCGTGATCGGAGCCGGCTTCGGCGGGCTGGGCGTCGCGCACGCGCTGCGCGAGCGGGGCCTGGACGACATCGTGGTGCTGGAGCGCGCCGACGAGGTCGGCGGCGTGTGGCGGGACAACACCTACCCGGGCGCCGCCTGCGACGTGCCGTCGCCGCTCTACTCCTGGTCGTGGGCGGTCAAGCCCGACTGGAGCCGCCGCTACGGCACCCAGCCCGAGATCCTCGACTACCTCCGCAAGGCCGCCGCCGATGCCGGGCTGCTCGACCTGGTCCACACCGGCGTCGAGGTCACCGCCGTGACGTTCGACGAGACCACCTCCCGCTGGCGGGTCGCGACCGCCGGCGGCACGACGTACGACGCCGATCTGGTGGTCCCCGCCCTGGGCCAGCTGTCCAACCCGGTGGTCCCCGCGATCCCGGGCGGCTTCGACGGGCCGACCTTCCACTCCGCCCAGTGGCGCCACGACGTCGACCTCACCGGCCAGCGGGTCGCGGTCATCGGCACCGGCGCCAGCGCGATCCAGCTGGTGCCGGGCATCGTCGACCGCGTCGGCACCATGACGGTCTTCCAGCGCTCCGCGCCGTACGTCGTCCCGAAGCCGGACCAGGCCTACCGGCCCCGGCACCACCGGCTGTTCCGCCGCCATCCAGGGCTGATCCGAGCCGAGCGGCGCTCCTGGTTCTGGCTCACCGAGCGGTTCAACGCGGCGCTGTCCGGCGACTCGCCGATCAGCCGCCCGCTGCTCGGCGCCCTCCGGCTCGGTTGGCGCGCTCACCTGCGCCGCCAGGTCGCCGACCCGGATCTGCGCCGCAGGCTGGTGCCCGACTACGACCTGGGCTGCAAGCGGCTGCTCTTCTCCAACGACTGGTACCCCGCCCTCGACCGGCCCCACGTCGAGGTCGTCACCGACGACGTGACGGGCCTGGAGCCCACCGGCATCCGGACCGCCGACGGCCGCCTGCACGAGGTCGACGTCGTCATCTGGGGCACCGGCTTCGCAGCCACCCGGTTCCTCGGCCCGCTCACCGTCACCGGCGTCGGCGGCCGGGACCTGCACGAGGCCTGGGCCGACGGCGCCCGCGCCCACCTCGGGATGAGCGTGCCGGGCTTCCCGAACCTGTTCTGCATCTACGGCCCCAACACCAACCTCGGCGGCAGCTCGATCGTCAACATGCTGGAGGCGCAGGCCGAGTACGTCGCGCAGATCGCGGGCCGGATCGCCGACGGTGGAGCCCGGGTGGTCGGCGTACGACCGGAGCGGTACGACGACTACGACCGCGAGATGCAGGAGCGACTCGGCCGCAGCGCGTTCGCCGGCTGCGACAGCTGGTACCTCGACGGCGCCCGGATCACCACCAACTGGCCGGGCCTGGTCGCGGAGTACCGCGCCCGGCTCGCGCACGTCGACTGGAACGACCTGGAGGAGATCCGGTGA
- a CDS encoding AraC family transcriptional regulator, protein MRLPPPAADDWEFPRAVAGIAHLVEYAAARGADRSALLAGTGLGLADLAVADREVTAAQELRVVRTLQRLFPGAGADVGATYRPESFGVFGFALLASRTVLDAMELALRFIDLSYTFAIPSAEIVGDRVVVTVDGTRLPRDVRAFLVARDARAIDAVLAGLVPGGVGARLALDEDVATLELAAAELDRPLPPRGSPEVAEAMCRDVVAPRRSRTGVVGDVRVLITQQLPEGAPMGAVAAELGLTERSLRRRLSAEQTSYQAVLDEVRSALARSLLGGRATIPVADVAARLGYADAAAFTHAFRRWTGTTPATYRDR, encoded by the coding sequence ATGCGCCTCCCGCCCCCGGCTGCCGACGACTGGGAGTTCCCCCGTGCCGTCGCGGGCATCGCCCACCTCGTGGAGTACGCCGCGGCCCGCGGCGCGGACCGCTCCGCCCTGCTGGCCGGGACCGGGCTCGGGCTCGCGGACCTCGCGGTCGCCGACCGCGAGGTGACCGCGGCGCAGGAGCTGCGGGTGGTGCGCACCCTGCAGCGACTCTTCCCCGGGGCGGGCGCCGACGTCGGGGCGACGTACCGGCCGGAGAGCTTCGGGGTCTTCGGCTTCGCGCTGCTCGCCAGCCGGACGGTGCTGGACGCGATGGAGCTCGCGCTGCGCTTCATCGACCTCAGCTACACCTTCGCGATCCCGAGCGCCGAGATCGTCGGCGACCGGGTGGTGGTCACCGTCGACGGCACCCGGCTGCCGCGCGACGTGCGGGCCTTCCTGGTCGCCCGGGACGCGCGTGCGATCGACGCGGTCCTCGCCGGGCTGGTGCCGGGCGGGGTCGGTGCCCGGCTGGCCCTGGACGAGGACGTCGCCACCCTCGAGCTGGCGGCCGCCGAGCTCGACCGACCGCTGCCACCCCGCGGCTCACCCGAGGTCGCCGAGGCGATGTGCCGCGACGTCGTGGCCCCCCGGCGATCTCGGACCGGCGTCGTCGGCGACGTCCGGGTGCTGATCACCCAGCAGCTCCCCGAGGGGGCGCCGATGGGCGCGGTGGCGGCCGAGCTCGGGCTCACCGAGCGCAGCCTGCGTCGCCGGCTGAGCGCCGAGCAGACCAGCTACCAGGCGGTGCTCGACGAGGTCCGCTCGGCGCTGGCCCGCTCGCTCCTCGGCGGCCGGGCGACCATCCCGGTGGCCGACGTCGCCGCCCGGCTGGGGTACGCCGACGCCGCGGCGTTCACGCACGCGTTCCGGCGCTGGACCGGGACGACGCCCGCGACGTACCGGGACCGCTGA
- a CDS encoding acetoacetate decarboxylase family protein, whose translation MTDFPPEPWDLTGVGHVTLWRVPVGTLPVLPLSARPLTVRDQALVATAFVTYDDRGLMAYDELLAGVLVRFGRRVGLSITDIWVDSETSMRGGRELWGIPKELATFGSLRASTVAGPIASASFTPRGVPGLPVPRVLRGSTVQTRAGRTLASPIRTGGRIRPSRGTWDLDADGPLAWLRAGRPVTSVVAEDFAMRFGS comes from the coding sequence GTGACCGACTTCCCGCCCGAGCCCTGGGACCTCACCGGCGTCGGTCACGTGACGCTGTGGCGGGTCCCGGTCGGCACACTGCCCGTCCTGCCCCTCTCCGCGCGGCCCCTCACGGTGCGCGACCAGGCGCTGGTCGCCACCGCGTTCGTGACGTACGACGACCGTGGGCTGATGGCCTACGACGAGCTGCTCGCCGGCGTGCTCGTCCGGTTCGGGCGGCGGGTGGGACTCTCGATCACCGACATCTGGGTCGACAGCGAGACCTCGATGCGCGGCGGCCGCGAGCTGTGGGGCATCCCCAAGGAGCTGGCCACCTTCGGCTCGCTGCGCGCGTCCACCGTCGCCGGTCCGATCGCCTCCGCCTCGTTCACCCCGCGGGGCGTGCCGGGCCTCCCCGTCCCCCGCGTGCTGCGGGGGTCCACCGTCCAGACCCGCGCCGGCCGCACCCTCGCGAGCCCGATCCGCACCGGCGGTCGGATCCGGCCGTCCCGCGGCACCTGGGACCTGGACGCCGACGGCCCGCTCGCCTGGCTGCGAGCGGGCCGTCCGGTCACCTCGGTCGTGGCCGAGGACTTCGCGATGCGGTTCGGGTCGTGA
- a CDS encoding HEXXH motif-containing putative peptide modification protein gives MSQSTRFAGVAALDVRPRDCFTVYEGLAASVRTSYANLATLLEKVETTAGRRLSEVLAVAPQVVTNAAGYCWLNAVYAVIAGNDRDGLDRLLAGFSRFEAAAAVSAGVEYDGVLPSSEPVALPGTGLVVASPSGFLRIRSGVPAAEHWSMPTIAGLRIDGFEPLLRSPRSMSQFAVRPGSRLVSAAAAEELAAARELAATIAPTLFERYLSDVVPLEPEPGVAHAGTDDAAPWAVYLSFGREPTDLVAALAHEESHALVQTLAKLVPDLLPDSAADVAVPWKPGVRRSLSGVLHGLIAFGRTATVRSRAARAGIDGSANAEALDREHGWLAEVTGRLLDGQLGELPDELSEWLVANLRGVDSPPPDSTTGLSVLAGDQGSGPGFGWLLLDGADVRAAANELYGPLMRTSWTRGVPGYPHQDRGELDVGPPALLSSLVPALVADRTGVRLELTSVKAHRLRNGDRITAHSDAHHADLSHRLVLGLTPHDLRSGDLRLLTTDHDPTIGTQPQFGQGLLFDVARSALHEVTTNLSPYPRYTVIASYRTAT, from the coding sequence ATGAGCCAGAGCACGAGGTTCGCCGGTGTTGCCGCCCTGGACGTCCGGCCCCGGGACTGCTTCACCGTCTACGAGGGCCTTGCCGCGTCGGTCCGCACGTCCTACGCGAACCTCGCGACGCTCCTGGAGAAGGTCGAGACCACCGCCGGCAGACGGCTCAGCGAGGTTCTGGCGGTAGCGCCGCAGGTGGTGACGAACGCAGCCGGCTACTGCTGGCTGAATGCGGTGTACGCCGTGATCGCGGGCAACGATCGCGATGGCTTGGACCGACTGCTCGCAGGATTCTCGCGGTTCGAGGCGGCCGCCGCGGTGTCCGCCGGGGTCGAGTACGACGGCGTTCTCCCCTCGAGCGAGCCGGTCGCCCTTCCCGGCACTGGGCTCGTCGTCGCATCACCGTCCGGGTTCCTCAGGATCAGGTCCGGAGTGCCGGCCGCCGAGCACTGGAGCATGCCGACGATCGCCGGGCTGCGGATCGACGGGTTCGAGCCACTGCTCCGCAGTCCGAGGTCGATGTCCCAGTTCGCCGTCCGGCCGGGATCGCGACTCGTGTCGGCGGCCGCCGCCGAGGAGCTTGCCGCTGCCCGCGAGCTCGCCGCCACCATCGCGCCGACCTTGTTCGAGCGGTACCTCAGCGACGTGGTTCCACTCGAGCCGGAACCCGGGGTCGCCCACGCCGGAACGGACGACGCCGCGCCGTGGGCCGTCTACCTCTCCTTCGGCCGCGAACCGACTGATCTGGTGGCAGCACTCGCACACGAGGAGTCGCACGCGTTGGTGCAGACCCTGGCGAAGCTCGTGCCCGACCTCCTGCCGGATTCCGCGGCCGACGTCGCCGTGCCGTGGAAGCCGGGCGTGCGGCGCAGCCTCAGCGGCGTGCTCCACGGACTGATCGCCTTCGGACGTACTGCCACCGTGCGCTCCCGCGCGGCCCGAGCCGGTATCGACGGTTCGGCCAACGCCGAGGCACTGGACCGTGAGCATGGGTGGCTCGCCGAGGTGACCGGGAGGTTGCTGGACGGACAGCTCGGCGAGCTGCCCGACGAGCTCTCGGAATGGCTGGTTGCCAACCTTCGCGGAGTCGACTCTCCACCGCCGGACTCCACCACCGGACTGAGCGTCCTGGCCGGCGACCAGGGCAGCGGCCCGGGCTTCGGGTGGCTGCTGCTCGACGGCGCCGACGTACGCGCGGCCGCGAACGAGCTCTACGGGCCGCTGATGCGAACCTCGTGGACACGTGGCGTGCCGGGCTACCCCCACCAGGATCGCGGCGAGCTGGACGTGGGGCCACCGGCGCTGCTGAGTTCCCTCGTCCCAGCCCTGGTCGCAGATCGCACCGGGGTGAGGCTCGAGCTGACCTCGGTGAAGGCGCATCGGCTACGCAACGGTGACCGGATCACCGCCCACTCCGACGCTCATCACGCCGATCTCAGCCACCGCCTGGTGCTCGGTCTGACACCCCATGACCTGCGCAGCGGCGACCTGCGACTCCTCACCACGGACCATGACCCGACGATCGGAACTCAGCCACAGTTCGGCCAGGGACTGCTCTTCGACGTTGCCCGTTCGGCACTGCACGAGGTCACGACCAACCTGTCCCCGTACCCGCGGTACACCGTGATCGCGTCGTACCGCACGGCGACGTGA
- a CDS encoding DNA starvation/stationary phase protection protein, translating into MSDLLHAGAPTHVARPAFQASAQLAAHLQQLLVDLTDLHLQGKQAHWNVVGLNFRDLHLALDEVVDAAREFSDTVAERMRAIYAAPDARAATVAERTSLATFPADEVNTSQTVDLIAAALYAVAGTARRIHDEVDAEDPTSADILHAILERLEQLAWMIDSENRVAGKSLPRPVHR; encoded by the coding sequence GTGTCCGACCTTCTCCACGCCGGCGCTCCCACCCACGTCGCCCGGCCCGCCTTCCAGGCCTCCGCCCAGCTCGCCGCCCACCTGCAGCAGCTGCTCGTCGACCTGACCGACCTCCACCTGCAGGGCAAGCAGGCCCACTGGAACGTCGTCGGCCTGAACTTCCGCGACCTGCACCTCGCACTCGACGAGGTCGTCGACGCGGCCCGCGAGTTCTCCGACACCGTCGCCGAGCGGATGCGCGCGATCTACGCCGCCCCCGACGCCCGCGCGGCCACCGTCGCCGAGCGGACCAGCCTCGCGACGTTCCCGGCCGACGAGGTCAACACCTCGCAGACCGTCGACCTGATCGCCGCCGCGCTGTACGCCGTCGCCGGCACCGCGCGCCGGATCCACGACGAGGTCGACGCCGAGGACCCCACCTCGGCCGACATCCTGCACGCCATCCTGGAGCGCCTCGAGCAGCTCGCCTGGATGATCGACTCCGAGAACCGGGTCGCCGGCAAGAGCCTCCCGCGCCCTGTGCACCGCTGA